A window of Panicum virgatum strain AP13 chromosome 8K, P.virgatum_v5, whole genome shotgun sequence contains these coding sequences:
- the LOC120646483 gene encoding dual specificity protein phosphatase 12-like, with translation MLHLVRERLYFGDIKDAIAALTESSSTPTFTHVLSVVSSASISFITDCRPGLAIPTEEIRRVVTGEEGAPPTAAVPPGTLMRVVERAGDGLRVTRMAVPLRDTEAENLLDHLEPCLHFVDEGRKVGNVLVHCFAGVSRSASIIVAYLMRSEQKSLEEALQSLKEVSESACPNDGFLDQLKLFQEMGFKVDTSSPLYKRFRLKLLGQSYKFGEKIGSYMFEDDPGLSPQSGSCMAHQMFKEFYTQCSSRVYIADSMTEHQDRPMCRSFCGSRLPHERASSRAARMTAPKGSSCCLNTALLRRFHSCQQHSRRKESKWPAGNVISHVPGEVESCFDWNRRKSGRPYSNKEQDCSSLFFEPLKWMTPVEDGALEGKLSCIHCGARLGYFNWSGIQCNCGSWVTPAFQIVKSKVDISTI, from the exons atgctgcACCTCGTTCGCGAGCGGCTCTACTTCGGCGACATCAAAGACGCCATCGCCGCCCTCACGGAGTCCTCCTCCACCCCGACCTTTACCCACGTCCTCTCGGTCGTCAGCTCCGCCTCCATCTCCTTCATCACCGACTGCCGCCCGGGCCTCGCAATCCCGACGGAGGAGATCCGCCGTGTCGTCACCGGCGAGGAGGGCGCGCCACCTACAGCTGCGGTGCCCCCCGGGACGCTGATGCGGGTGGTGGAGCGCGCTGGGGACGGGCTGCGGGTCACGCGGATGGCCGTGCCGCTGCGGGACACGGAGGCGGAGAACCTGCTCGACCACCTCGAGCCTTGCCTTCATTTCGTCGATGAGGGAAGGAAGGTCGGGAACGTCCTCGTTCATTGCTTCGCCGGGGTATCCAGGAG TGCTTCCATCATTGTTGCTTATCTTATGAGATCAGAGCAGAAATCTCTGGAAG AAGCATTACAATCTTTAAAGGAAGTTTCTGAGTCGGCATGCCCGAATGATGGTTTTCTTGACCAG TTGAAATTGTTTCAGGAaatgggcttcaaagttgataCTTCAAGTCCTTTGTACAAGAGATTCCGCTTAAAATTATTAG GTCAATCCTACAAATTTGGGGAGAAAATAGGCAGCTATATGTTTGAAGATGACCCTGGCCTTTCTCCACAATCTGGCTCTtgt ATGGCCCATCAAATGTTTAAAGAGTTTTACACGCAGTGCTCCTCTAGAGTTTACATTGCGGATTCAATGACAGAGCACCAGGACAGACCAATGTGCAGGTCTTTTTGCGGGAGTCGACTCCCCCATGAGCGTGCATCATCGCGAGCCGCCCGCATGACAGCACCCAAAGGATCAAGCTGTTGTCTGAACACGGCGTTGTTGCGGCGCTTCCATAGTTGCCAGCAACACAGCAGGAGGAAGGAATCGAAGTGGCCTGCAG GAAATGTTATAAGTCATGTTCCTGGTGAGGTTGAATCTTGCTTTGATTGGAACAGAAGGAAGAGTGGTCGTCCATACAGCAACAAGGAACAAGATTGCTCGTCTTTATTTTTTGAGCCTCTGAAATGGATGACTCCAG TAGAAGATGGTGCTTTGGAGGGGAAGCTATCGTGCATCcactgtggagcgaggttaggaTACTTCAACTGGTCAGGAATACAGTGCAACTGCGGCAGTTGGGTTACCCCAGCCTTCCAAATTGTTAAGAGCAAAGTTGATATAAGCACCATCTAA